A single Euwallacea similis isolate ESF13 chromosome 1, ESF131.1, whole genome shotgun sequence DNA region contains:
- the LOC136408745 gene encoding monocarboxylate transporter 14-like isoform X2 translates to MAPPNLESTSDNPKAYTILPMSDNDEELFKPHEDFPSIPDDPHEEENSLVHEKPPPNDSDVCSDDIELVVPPDGGWGWVVVFASFMCNVIVDGIIFSYGMFLDDITVEFGVTKGQAALVGSMMSGFYLIVGPFASAIANKFGFRLVAVLGSVLGACAFAISSFASSVEFLCVSYGLLGGIGFGFIYVPSVITVGFYFEKWRPLATGIAVCGSGIGTFLFAPLSKSLIKQLGWRNALLVQGGIVLSCIIYGGLFRPLKPTRLKDLRDAEEEEMKVTEDKLVMDISKLPEGTRLKMEEALMQFPKQNYRSSISMLFETNNNPDNLRLSDVYHTIHHMPSKTYTAHIPAKSCFKEKRLSAPFVVPYDKLKLENNKCSEKSQDIAKNHVESISRPLYRDDIFFGQSLSRLPQYTSHSSMAYNLAVTRLPPKEDIIEQKTQKCKIYPEAVKRALNTMLDFSLLKSPSFLMLAIGGFFTMMGFYVPFMYMPDRAHGHIPDDIAVLLISSVGIANTLGRVLCGVLSSFPSVNGLVVANVALTIGGIATIFSGVSLTQEYQFFYTVIFGLAISCFASLRSIIVVDLLGLEKLTNAFGLLLLFQGVAAMIGSPLAGAFRELTGSHDATFYLSGGMILISAVMCYPLNWVKRWENRRNRREGLERV, encoded by the exons ATGGCGCCCCCCAACTTGGAATCAACCAGCGACAACCCCAAAGCATACACAATCCTTCCCATGTCAGATAACGATGAAGAGCTATTCAAACCCCATGAGGATTTTCCGTCCATCCCCGATGATCCGCATGAAGAGGAGAATTCACTGGTGCATGAAAAACCACCGCCCAATGATAGTGACGTGTGTTCTGACGACATAGAACTGGTGGTGCCTCCAGATGGAGGTTGGGGCTGGGTCGTGGTGTTTGCCTCCTTCATGTGCAACGTCATAGTAGACGGTATCATATTCTCTTACGGGATGTTCCTGGATGACATCACTGTGGAGTTCGGAGTGACCAAGGGCCAAGCCGCATTGGTCGGCTCCATGATGTCCGGTTTCTACCTTATAGTTGGACCTTTTGCCAGTGCTATTGCCAATAAGTTCGGATTCAGATTGGTGGCCGTTCTGGGCTCTGTCTTGGGAGCGTGTGCTTTCGCCATTTCCTCTTTTGCCTCGAGCGTGGAATTCCTTTGTGTCTCGTATGGACTGCTTGGAG GAATCGGCTTTGGCTTTATCTACGTACCATCGGTCATAACAGTGGGCTTCTACTTCGAAAAATGGCGGCCTCTGGCCACCGGCATCGCGGTTTGCGGTTCAGGAATAGGCACCTTCCTCTTTGCCCCTTTGAGCAAGTCCCTGATCAAACAATTGGGATGGAGAAATGCTCTTTTGGTCCAAGGAGGAATTGTCTTAAGTTGCATTATCTACGGCGGCTTATTTAG GCCTTTAAAACCTACAAGGCTAAAGGATCTGAGAGATgcagaagaagaagaaatgaaGGTGACTGAAGATAAACTTGTGATGGACATCTCGAAGCTTCCAGAAGGGACTCGATTAAAGATGGAAGAAGCTTTGATGCAGTTTCCCAAACAGAACTATAGAAGCTCCATTTCAATGCTATTTGAGACAAACAACAACCCAGATAATCTGAGACTATCTGATGTCTATCACACAATCCATCATATGCCCTCGAAAACGTACACTGCTCACATTCCAGCGAAAAGCTGCTTCAAGGAAAAGAGACTTAGTGCTCCCTTTGTAGTCCCTTACGACAAGTTAAAactagaaaataataaatgctcAGAAAAGTCTCAGGATATAGCAAAAAACCATGTGGAGAGCATCAGTAGACCTTTGTATAGGGATGATATATTCTTCGGGCAAAGTCTCTCGAGACTACCTCAATACACCTCCCATAGCTCTATGGCTTACAACTTGGCAGTTACCAGACTCCCTCCAAAAGAAGATATAATTGAGCAGAAAACTCAGAAGTGCAAGATTTATCCTGAAGCTGTTAAAAGGGCTTTGAACACAATGTTGGATTTCAGCCTCCTTAAAAGCCCTTCGTTCCTAATGCTAGCCATTGGCGGGTTTTTTACTATGATGGGATTTTACGTTCCTTTCATGTATATGCCGGACAGGGCGCATGGGCATATTCCAGATGATATAGCAGTGCTGCTAATTTCTTCAGTTGGGATTGCAAATACCTTGGGAAGGGTGCTGTGTGGAGTGTTAAGCTCTTTTCCCTCGGTTAATGGGTTGGTTGTTGCCAATGTCGCTCTTACCATCGGAGGAATTGCGACTATATTCAGCGGAGTATCTTTAACTCAAGAGTACCAGTTCTTCTACACAGTAATTTTTGGATTAGCTATCT CCTGTTTTGCCTCCTTACGGTCAATTATCGTAGTAGACCTGCTAGGGTTGGAAAAATTAACTAACGCCTTTGGTTTGCTTCTCCTTTTCCAAGGAGTAGCGGCCATGATCGGATCCCCCTTAGCTGGAGCTTTTCGGGAGTTAACAGGAAGCCACGATGCCACTTTCTATCTTTCTGGAGGCATGATTTTGATATCTGCAGTAATGTGCTATCCCCTGAATTGGGTGAAGAGGTGGGAGAACCGGAGGAACAGGCGAGAAGGCTTAGAGCGAGTTTGA
- the jef gene encoding major facilitator superfamily domain-containing protein 6, with amino-acid sequence MEYGVDEGMGFGGLPNKTPRPMVDPEAQGEVDPSLYPEPKDATHKIRGRSDILERLFGPLDQELLVVKSFYFFFYSAFGSLFPLMGVYFKQMGMNATQSGFLIGSRPFVEFLAAPFWGSLADRWQKGKILLLASLSSWIIFTVPLGSIQPPAISCMEFKNNTATLTIPEVTQRLVNKRSVQMGDIPVFVDPRLESVVSESYKRQKRSTRAMYNISAGQSPVNVAYASNYKEKEHSNWVKPIISTIVYKMGDIQKAFFLLMLLIIIGEFFAAPAITLADSAVLTLLGEDADTYSHQRMFGSFGWGLAMFFVGIALDHSTSFPNHPCGPDKKERNYTICFATFSVLMGAALIAATQMSFKYDEQVPETVREPSVDRDVLSKEDQMQAQLAEQLNLPSLADTRASETSAVPPKEQKSKIFAQTMREIPEWVTVLSHFKNLKCASFLFVAFYMGFGIGLIFTFLFWHLQDYGGTPTLFGVASVINHISEIFAYFFSFRLIRQMGHVKVLCLGLIANILRFLYISWLTNPWWVLPFEFMQGITHAAVWAACCSYISHNTPVELRSSAQGVLQGIHHGLGRGCGAVIGGMFVTTFGSTSTFRGYGLFCILVLAAFIFINFYRVDQGFVRDLPQTEDPRQVAEETSHLAPHGVPSNPIPRALSSTKLHELAQQQDGYGATYQTGQGGTLDIPGGGGYNPFQSSSNQQRIGGVLHMKNSAGCNFPTANTSLEVQQPITTGNKSYDW; translated from the exons ATGGAATACGGTGTGGACGAAGGTATGGGCTTTGGGGGGTTGCCGAATAAGACACCCAGGCCCATGGTAGACCCTGAAGCTCAAGGAGAAGTCGACCCTTCTTT GTATCCAGAGCCTAAAGATGCCACCCACAAGATCCGAGGAAGATCCGACATTCTAGAACGCCTCTTCGGCCCCCTAGACCAAGAGCTGCTGGTAGTCAAAAGCttctactttttcttttactcaGCCTTCGGATCTTTATTTCCGCTAATGGGAGTGTATTTTAAGCAGATGGGCATGAACGCAACTCAAAGCGGGTTCCTTATAG GGTCTCGCCCATTCGTAGAATTCTTGGCAGCTCCCTTTTGGGGCAGCTTAGCTGATCGCtggcaaaaaggaaaaatcctCCTTTTGGCCTCGTTATCTTCTTGGATAATCTTCACAGTCCCTCTTGGGTCTATACAGCCACCAGCAATATCCTGCATGGAGTTCAAGAACAACACCGCAACCCTTACAATTCCAGAAGTGACCCAACGTTTGGTTAATAAAAGGTCCGTGCAAATGGGGGACATTCCTGTGTTTGTCGATCCCAGATTAGAATCTGTAGTGTCTGAGAG CTATAAGAGGCAAAAGAGATCTACAAGGGCAATGTACAACATTAGTGCTGGGCAGTCACCGGTCAATGTAGCTTACGCTTCAAACTACAAAGAAAAGGAGCATTCCAATTGGGTTAAACCCATCATATCCACGATTGTCTATAAAATGGGCGATATTCAAAAAGCCTTCTTTCTTTTAATGCTCCTGATCATCATTGGGGAGTTTTTCGCTGCCCCGGCAATAACACTAGCAGATTCCGCAGTTTTGACTCTCTTAGGGGAAGATGCAGATACCTACAGTCATCAGAGAATGTTTGGGTCATTTGGCTGGGGATTGGCAATGTTCTTTGTTG GCATTGCTCTGGATCATTCAACATCATTCCCAAACCATCCCTGTGGACCTGACAAAAAAGAAAGGAATTACACGATCTGCTTCgccacattttcagtattGATGGGCGCAGCCCTCATTGCAGCTACTCAGATGAGCTTCAAGTACGACGAGCAGGTTCCTGAGACTGTGAGGGAGCCTAGTGTGGATAGAGACGTGCTTTCCAAGGAAGATCAAATGCAAGCTCAACTTGCTGAGCAATTAAATTTGCCTTCCTTGGCCGATACCCGGGCTTCTGAGACATCAGCAGTCCCTCCAAAAGAACAAAAG agtaaaatATTTGCTCAAACCATGAGAGAAATCCCCGAATGGGTGACAGTGCTGAGTCACTTCAAAAACCTCAAATGTGCCTCATTCCTCTTTGTGGCGTTTTATATGGGGTTCGGAATAGGTCTCATATTCACTTTCCTCTTCTGGCATCTGCAAGACTACGGGGGTACTCCCACCCTATTCGGGGTAGCCTCAGTCATCAACCACATATCCGAAATATTTGCCTACTTCTTCAGTTTCCGTCTCATCAGGCAAATGGGCCACGTTAAGGTTCTTTGTCTGGGCTTGATCGCCAATATATTGAGGTTCTTGTATATATCCTGGCTGACCAACCCTTGGTGGGTTCTCCCATTTGAGTTTATGCAG GGAATAACGCATGCAGCTGTGTGGGCAGCTTGTTGCTCGTACATCTCCCATAACACTCCCGTGGAATTGCGGTCTTCTGCCCAAGGAGTTTTGCAAGGCATACACCATGGATTAG GGCGCGGCTGCGGGGCTGTAATAGGAGGGATGTTTGTCACCACGTTTGGCTCAACTTCTACCTTCCGAGGTTACGGATTGTTTTGTATATTGGTGCTAGCCGCGTTTATCTTCATCAACTTCTATCGAGTCGACCAAGGTTTCGTGAGGGATTTACCTCAAACTGAAGACCCAAGACAG GTGGCAGAAGAAACCTCTCATTTAGCCCCCCATGGAGTACCCAGCAATCCCATACCAAGGGCGCTTTCTAGTACAAAATTGCACGAGCTGGCCCAGCAACAAGACGGCTATGGTGCTACATATCAAACAGGTCAAGGGGGTACTTTGGACATCCCCGGAGGAGGGGGCTACAATCCTTTCCAGAGCAGCAGCAATCAGCAGAGGATAGGGGGAGTTCTGCAC ATGAAAAACTCGGCTGGTTGCAATTTCCCCACAGCTAATACTTCCTTGGAGGTTCAGCAGCCCATCACAACCGGCAACAAATCTTATGACTGGTAA
- the LOC136408745 gene encoding monocarboxylate transporter 14-like isoform X1 yields the protein MDEITVWMAPPNLESTSDNPKAYTILPMSDNDEELFKPHEDFPSIPDDPHEEENSLVHEKPPPNDSDVCSDDIELVVPPDGGWGWVVVFASFMCNVIVDGIIFSYGMFLDDITVEFGVTKGQAALVGSMMSGFYLIVGPFASAIANKFGFRLVAVLGSVLGACAFAISSFASSVEFLCVSYGLLGGIGFGFIYVPSVITVGFYFEKWRPLATGIAVCGSGIGTFLFAPLSKSLIKQLGWRNALLVQGGIVLSCIIYGGLFRPLKPTRLKDLRDAEEEEMKVTEDKLVMDISKLPEGTRLKMEEALMQFPKQNYRSSISMLFETNNNPDNLRLSDVYHTIHHMPSKTYTAHIPAKSCFKEKRLSAPFVVPYDKLKLENNKCSEKSQDIAKNHVESISRPLYRDDIFFGQSLSRLPQYTSHSSMAYNLAVTRLPPKEDIIEQKTQKCKIYPEAVKRALNTMLDFSLLKSPSFLMLAIGGFFTMMGFYVPFMYMPDRAHGHIPDDIAVLLISSVGIANTLGRVLCGVLSSFPSVNGLVVANVALTIGGIATIFSGVSLTQEYQFFYTVIFGLAISCFASLRSIIVVDLLGLEKLTNAFGLLLLFQGVAAMIGSPLAGAFRELTGSHDATFYLSGGMILISAVMCYPLNWVKRWENRRNRREGLERV from the exons ATGGACGAAATCACCGTGTGG ATGGCGCCCCCCAACTTGGAATCAACCAGCGACAACCCCAAAGCATACACAATCCTTCCCATGTCAGATAACGATGAAGAGCTATTCAAACCCCATGAGGATTTTCCGTCCATCCCCGATGATCCGCATGAAGAGGAGAATTCACTGGTGCATGAAAAACCACCGCCCAATGATAGTGACGTGTGTTCTGACGACATAGAACTGGTGGTGCCTCCAGATGGAGGTTGGGGCTGGGTCGTGGTGTTTGCCTCCTTCATGTGCAACGTCATAGTAGACGGTATCATATTCTCTTACGGGATGTTCCTGGATGACATCACTGTGGAGTTCGGAGTGACCAAGGGCCAAGCCGCATTGGTCGGCTCCATGATGTCCGGTTTCTACCTTATAGTTGGACCTTTTGCCAGTGCTATTGCCAATAAGTTCGGATTCAGATTGGTGGCCGTTCTGGGCTCTGTCTTGGGAGCGTGTGCTTTCGCCATTTCCTCTTTTGCCTCGAGCGTGGAATTCCTTTGTGTCTCGTATGGACTGCTTGGAG GAATCGGCTTTGGCTTTATCTACGTACCATCGGTCATAACAGTGGGCTTCTACTTCGAAAAATGGCGGCCTCTGGCCACCGGCATCGCGGTTTGCGGTTCAGGAATAGGCACCTTCCTCTTTGCCCCTTTGAGCAAGTCCCTGATCAAACAATTGGGATGGAGAAATGCTCTTTTGGTCCAAGGAGGAATTGTCTTAAGTTGCATTATCTACGGCGGCTTATTTAG GCCTTTAAAACCTACAAGGCTAAAGGATCTGAGAGATgcagaagaagaagaaatgaaGGTGACTGAAGATAAACTTGTGATGGACATCTCGAAGCTTCCAGAAGGGACTCGATTAAAGATGGAAGAAGCTTTGATGCAGTTTCCCAAACAGAACTATAGAAGCTCCATTTCAATGCTATTTGAGACAAACAACAACCCAGATAATCTGAGACTATCTGATGTCTATCACACAATCCATCATATGCCCTCGAAAACGTACACTGCTCACATTCCAGCGAAAAGCTGCTTCAAGGAAAAGAGACTTAGTGCTCCCTTTGTAGTCCCTTACGACAAGTTAAAactagaaaataataaatgctcAGAAAAGTCTCAGGATATAGCAAAAAACCATGTGGAGAGCATCAGTAGACCTTTGTATAGGGATGATATATTCTTCGGGCAAAGTCTCTCGAGACTACCTCAATACACCTCCCATAGCTCTATGGCTTACAACTTGGCAGTTACCAGACTCCCTCCAAAAGAAGATATAATTGAGCAGAAAACTCAGAAGTGCAAGATTTATCCTGAAGCTGTTAAAAGGGCTTTGAACACAATGTTGGATTTCAGCCTCCTTAAAAGCCCTTCGTTCCTAATGCTAGCCATTGGCGGGTTTTTTACTATGATGGGATTTTACGTTCCTTTCATGTATATGCCGGACAGGGCGCATGGGCATATTCCAGATGATATAGCAGTGCTGCTAATTTCTTCAGTTGGGATTGCAAATACCTTGGGAAGGGTGCTGTGTGGAGTGTTAAGCTCTTTTCCCTCGGTTAATGGGTTGGTTGTTGCCAATGTCGCTCTTACCATCGGAGGAATTGCGACTATATTCAGCGGAGTATCTTTAACTCAAGAGTACCAGTTCTTCTACACAGTAATTTTTGGATTAGCTATCT CCTGTTTTGCCTCCTTACGGTCAATTATCGTAGTAGACCTGCTAGGGTTGGAAAAATTAACTAACGCCTTTGGTTTGCTTCTCCTTTTCCAAGGAGTAGCGGCCATGATCGGATCCCCCTTAGCTGGAGCTTTTCGGGAGTTAACAGGAAGCCACGATGCCACTTTCTATCTTTCTGGAGGCATGATTTTGATATCTGCAGTAATGTGCTATCCCCTGAATTGGGTGAAGAGGTGGGAGAACCGGAGGAACAGGCGAGAAGGCTTAGAGCGAGTTTGA
- the LOC136411866 gene encoding monocarboxylate transporter 2-like: MKMLTETVLKSNSKSSKSPQDPATRSIRSVMIELAEPLVPIPPDGGWGWLIVASVTFIMFCIDGFGYCFAIFFEEIQRDFKCSLTEIALVTSISGGFYYLLGPITCSILNKMGFQLIAVIGGLLASLAFLSASFMTTLLPFTLIVGCLGGISFNLMYSPTVVAVTFYFERWRALAMSICCCGSSLGIMAFPIIMEKGLKTMGWRAKFRLMSVVMALCGVLGMVYKPIKSIKVEKTKQFEQAPEIVSDQTLDNETEIGAGIGSLFQRFKNASFPTISEMSIQDNESTRRSNGAFGFYIHHSDDDANSAYIRPNSQATFHHPNSMWEGNFGPFISTSQEPHCCVQWRLKYINCCASSLCSHCCLGPGELSLSKINRPLYRDDIFYGGSVYRLAEYLNFNSASSKGLPSLAYTLSVSRAPTQRDLEQQTQCVCCPEAFLRVFSTMLNIQVLKSPTFIILLFSGYLSLMSTYIIFVYMAPYAQSSGVDEKSSSLLLSAMGMANTLGRAVCGGISCFPMIDLNRISYITISISGAAIICMAFANSETQFIILCVIFGFNLASFAVLRALVFVELFGLENLTNCFGLNMLSQALAAFTGTPIANFIYTNTGSFTIVFLFSGLAIVASGVMLIPLRLLLKWEQGRKKKATFTR; encoded by the exons ATGAAGATGCTCACTGAAACTGTATTGAAATCAAACTCGAAAAGTTCCAAATCGCCGCAAGACCCTGCTACAAGATCCATTCGTTCTGTAATGATAGAATTAGCAGAGCCCCTAGTGCCCATACCCCCCGATGGAGGATGGGGTTGGCTTATAGTTGCAAGCGTAACATTCATCATGTTCTGCATAGATGGATTTGGATATTGTTTCGCCATATTCTTTGAAGAGATACAGAGAGACTTTAAGTGCAGTCTTACAGAAATTGCATTGGTGACTTCAATATCTGGAGGCTTTTACTACCTTTTAG GACCCATCACCTGCTCAATATTGAACAAAATGGGATTCCAATTAATCGCAGTGATAGGAGGCTTGTTAGCCTCCCTCGCATTTTTATCCGCATCTTTTATGACCACTTTACTGCCCTTCACCCTAATAGTAGGTTGCCTAGGGGGAATCTCGTTTAACCTAATGTACAGCCCTACAGTGGTTGCTGTAACATTTTACTTTGAAAGATGGAGAGCTCTCGCCATGTCCATTTGCTGCTGTGGATCTTCTTTAG GCATAATGGCATTTCCCATAATAATGGAAAAGGGGTTGAAAACGATGGGATGGAGGGCGAAGTTTCGGCTGATGTCGGTGGTGATGGCGCTGTGTGGGGTTTTAGGAATGGTTTACAAGCCCATCAAGTCTATTAAAGTGGAGAAAACAAAGCAATTTGAGCAGGCCCCTGAGATTGTATCAGACc AAACTCTAGACAATGAAACAGAAATTGGAGCAGGAATAGGGTCCCTATTCCAACGTTTCAAAAATGCCTCTTTTCCCACCATTTCCGAGATGAGTATTCAGGACAATGAGAGCACCAGGCGCAGCAACGGCGCTTTTGGGTTTTACATACA CCATTCAGATGACGACGCAAATTCCGCCTACATAAGACCGAATAGCCAGGCAACTTTCCATCATCCCAACAGCATGTGGGAGGGTAATTTCGGTCCTTTTATTTCCACCAGTCAGGAGCCGCATTGTTGTGTACAGTGGAG GTTGAAGTACATAAATTGCTGTGCATCCTCTCTTTGCAGTCATTGTTGCTTGGGCCCGGGCGAGCTGTCTTTGAGCAAAATTAACAGGCCTCTTTACAgggatgatattttttatgggggtTCTGTTTATAGGTTGGCGgaatatctaaattttaattcagcATCTTCAAAG GGTCTCCCATCATTGGCCTATACTCTCTCCGTATCTAGAGCACCCACCCAAAGAGACCTAGAGCAGCAAACCCAATGCGTCTGCTGCCCAGAAGCCTTCCTTCGCGTGTTTTCCACCATGCTTAACATACAAGTGCTCAAATCCCCTACTTTCATTATCCTGCTTTTCAGCGGCTATTTGTCTCTTATGTCCACCTACATAATATTCGTTTACATGGCTCCATACGCACAGAGTTCTGGAGTGGATGAGAAATCCAGCTCATTACTATTATCCGCGATGGGGATGGCAAATACCCTGGGAAGAGCTGTATGTGGAGGG aTCTCATGTTTTCCAATGATAGACTTGAACAGGATAAGCTACATCACGATTAGCATAAGCGGAGCTGCGATTATCTGCATGGCATTCGCTAACTCTGAAACTCAATTTATCATACTTTGCGTGATATTCGGATTtaatttag CATCTTTCGCAGTTTTAAGAGCGCTGGTTTTCGTGGAACTCTTCGGCTTGGAAAATTTGACCAACTGCTTCGGGCTGAACATGCTATCGCAGGCTCTGGCAGCCTTCACTGGGACTCCAATTGCTAACTTCATTTACACCAACACTGGAAGCTTCACCATAGTGTTTCTTTTCAGCGGATTGGCCATCGTAGCCAGTGGAGTTATGCTGATACCGTTGAGGCTGCTTTTGAAATGGGAGCAGGGAAGGAAAAAGAAGGCCACGTTTACTCgttga